The nucleotide sequence AAGAGGCGAATTAATTATTCACCAATATATGATGGAAGAAGTATCGATTGAGTCACATGATCAAACTGCTATCGTGACTGCAAAAATCCTATCTTCCGGAGAAGAAGATGGAGTCTCTTTTGAAAAAGCTTTTAGAGTGACGAACCTTTGGGTGTATGATGGAAGCCGCTGGCTTAGAGCGGGCTTCCATGATACTGCAATCAAAAAGCCTACCTCCTGACTAAAGGAAGTAAGACTGCCTGATTCAATTTAACTGGTCTATTGCGTATTCCAGAATCGTGTCTCTTCCGTTCAACCGATCTTCATCAGTAATATCTACCTGAACGTCTGGTGGAATCCCATCCTCAATAATAAATCCATTTGGTAGATAGGTGATTGAATTTGAAAAATTAAAATTCCATCCGTTGGGGAGCTCCCATCCTAAAGGTACTCCTCCACCTCCTCCCGTCGTATCGCCTATTACTATAGTATTCGGAAGTGCTTTGATCATTGCTGTGAAGAAATTGCCGGCACTGTATGTAACTCTATTGGTAAGTAGAACAACTAGCAAATCGAATTTTGGACTATCATTTATATCCAAGTATGCTTCTGTTGGAGTGGTGAAATCCCCTCTTTCCGGCCCATTTTTATAGATAGTGGTATAGATATGAGTCCTCTCTGTTGCTATTCTTCTTGCGAGCCTAAAACCAAACTCCGGATCTCCTCCTTCATTATCTCTGATATCAATAATCAGCCCTTTAAGGCCATTGAATCGTTCCACCATAAAGTCCAGCTCTTTTTCCTCAATCGGTAGTTGGAAACTCGGATAATGAATGTAGCCGACTGAGTCAATCACTCCATTCAACAGATTACCTGTAATTCGAAGGCTCTCGCCCAAGTAATTATTTCTTACATCGTGAAAATGAAAGTTGCGTGGCGCATCCCCAGAATAGTTATAAAATGAAATGTCGAAATCCGTCCTAAGATTTACGTGTGCATCTCTGAGTGTATTCATCATATCTTCTATCACATCAAAAAGCTCTTGGGGTGTTGATTCGCTAGAAACCATTGGTCTATAAACCGCATACACAGAATCCCAATCGACATTCTTATACTCGAAAAACGAGTATCGTTCATCCATTCTATCCCACAAAATATCAAAATTGGTGACAGGGTCATTTGAGGGGTCTTCACCAAAAAAAGGTTCTTCGCAACTAACTAGCAGAACAATAAGCAGATAAACTATTCTTTTCATAACTGTATTTTAAAAGTGGAATAAGAAGGAGAACAAGTAGGTGTGAGTAGCATTGGTAGCCTTTAGCTCACTATCGATATGATAAAAGTCCCACTCATAAGAAAACCGTAAAACATTGCTAGTACTTATCGGGTAGAGTAGAGAAATGGTGGAAGTCACATTTGTGAAAGATGTGATGGACCTCCATTTGCTGTCATCCAATCGTTCTTCTACCCAATCATTCTCTGGATTGACAAAGTCATAAATATTCAGATAACTCGGACGAATTGTGTGGTTGATGATTGGAAGATCTAGCTGCCAACTTACTGTAAGAGGTTTCTTGGAAATTCGAACCTCTCTTTCCAAAACAGAGCTTGCAAACAACCCATTTGTAAACAAGAACGTGATGAAGGCTCCATCTAATTGTGGATTCATGCGCACATTTGAATGAGACCTAATTTTCCCTCCGACATACCATCGGGTAGTTCCATTCCAGAAAGAACGGATGTAATACTGCTGTGCATAAGCCAGGTCGATCCTAAAATACTGGCCTCTTGGATCAATTTCTCGATTATCTCCTCTTGCGCCAATGGTACTATAATTCAGTCCTATGGTTAAATTTCGGAGTGTTTTCTTTTTACGCTTGAATGCTCCCAGTTGGAGATACATGGAGCTTCCATAGTAATTCAGCGGGGACATATGCTCGTCATTTAGCTGTACCGCCATACTCCCTACTCCGAGGGTTAAGTACCTGCTTGTAGGAATATTAAGTACAGAATCACTATCCTGCGCATTTTCCTGGGACCAGCCACTGACGCTGACCAAACTGAGAAGACATAGCTGTCCCAGTCGAATAAAATTTCGATTTAAATTCATGATAAGTATTTGTTTAGTTATTTAGAAGGCTATCCCCAGTTGAATGCTTGTGGTAAAATCAATGCCGGGAGTATTGTCCTCAAACGAGGATATAATATTTTCAATACCTATATCAACATCCAGATAGCCGTATTTCCATAGTCTCCTTTGGACACCTAACAGAATGTCTATTGATAACTGGCTATCGGCTTCATTCGGTCTGTGTTTGTAATTGGTTCTGGCGCTCAAATAATTAGCTGAGAAGTTATTTGCGCTTCTCCCACGAAGTATCCTCTGCTTCATATCAAAGTAGTACCTTATTCCTCCTCTGTACCTGAGTTCAGTAAATTCAATTTTATTGGCTTGCCCGCTGAATGCCACAATCCAGCTCCACTCAGGCTTGAACTTCCTCTCAAAGGAAATTCCAATGAGGTTGAGTTTTGCCGTATCGATCCCGGACATGAGATACAGAAGAGGACCAAAAAGGTCAAGTTTAACTAAAGTGGTTTCTTCACGCTCTGCCATCACAATTCCTCTATAGCTTTTTACCAACCTAGAGAATTTTACACTGTCCATTTGCTCCGTAGAAGATTCAATAGAAGTATCCTGAGCACACAGGGGTATTGTAATGAGAGCTAATATGATAAGTAGAGATAGTTTCTTCATTGCTGTTTAATCATAATGTCTCCAAAATCTGTTGACAATTCAATCAGTGGCTGGTTTTCATTCCCGGAGAGAATCTTCGTTTCACTTTTATCTGAATCAGCTTCCTGCATGCTATGGGGAACATCAAGAGAACCGTATTTTGATCTAATCTTCCACAGGTAGGATTTAAGGTTTCTAGTTTCAATAGTGATGTCTGATTTTTCCCCGTTGATTTCCAGATGCTTCATCTGGTACGGATTTTTGATTAATACATTGCCAAGGTTAGAGTTGATCTTTGATGTGCCTGTAAAAGAATCCAATGTAATCTCAACATGATCTGTGTCTAAGAATAATTTGCCCTTCAGGTTCGATCCTTTGAAGTCTCCATAGTTTCCCTTAATTATACATTCTCCATTAAAGTCATTAATTATGATGTCTCCATAATCATTTTTGATATCCATTTTACCTGTCAACTTTATCAGTTCGATTGAGCCAAATGAATTAGTAATGGAAAGATCCACTCCTTTTGGAATACGAACTTCCATTACAGTCTCTTGAATAGTGGAAAGCTCCTTGTTGCTAGGGAGTAGCAAATAATTCCGAATAACAACAGTTTTTTTGAACTCATCAATCGCATATTTTTGATATTCTAGTTCTCTTTCTGCTATGCTTTTCGTAAGACCTTTAGAGATTAGTTTCAGGCGAACCCGAATGTCATTCGATTCTGATTCTCCAACGAAAATTTTAGCCCCTTGACCTTGTAGGGAGACATCATATCCACTTCTTAATGGAATGGTTTTTTCAACCGTTTTGGTAATCACTTCTACCTGGGTTTGGGCAAAAGACTCTGTGTAGCCCAAGATCACGCAGAATAAGATGTATGCCTTAATCTTGTTCATGAATTTCTCAATTTTTTAAGCATGTTTTTGCCCACTTTTGTCTGATTCTTTTCTACCCGAATCAGATACTTCATTAGCTGAGGTTGGTTTTTCTTTTCCAGTTCTTGGACTAATTCCTCCTTGGCCTCATTAAGCTCTATATATGTCTCCAATAACCCCTTAAATTCTGGGTCATTACACGTTAGAGCCAATCTTCTGCAATTTGTCCGGATGTAATTCAAAATGGCATCTTCGCCCGTATCCAATGATTCAATTTCCAACGCCACATTGAAGTTTTCAAGTATCTCAGTAGAATGTACAAGCTCTGACTCTTCGCTATTTTCGTAAGAGCTAACAAATAAGAAAACACTGCACAAAAAGAGCACAATAGAAGCAGCCACCATCCATTTGGAATGAAAACTCTGCTTCTTTGGAAGAGAAACTTCTATTGGGAACCAGATGTCCGGAGCTTGTTTTTGTGGTAACTGTCCAACGGCCTTTTCAAGGGAATTTTTGTTGTCCTCAGTCTTGCTCAATTGAGATTCAATGTTTGACCAAACGTCTGGAGCTTCAACATTTGAAAACTCAGAAATTGCTCTTAGTAAATGTTCCTTGTTTTGCTCCTCCATTTTTAGTTCTCTTTTAGCATTTGTTGCAAGCGCTTCTTGGCATGGTACAGCTGAGATTTAGAGGTGCCATCACTTATTCCAAGCATCTTCCCAACCTCTTGATGAGAATATCCTTCTACTTCAATCAAAAGAAACACACTCCTATAGCCATCCGATAGCTGAGCTATTGCTTTCTCTAAAATCTCTCCGTTTAGACTTTCTGGCCATATAATAGGTTCACTGTTTACTTGATCAACAGGAATTACCTCTAGTCTTGATTTTCTTCTTAAGAAAGCTATTCCGGTACGAACGACAATACTTTTGATCCAAGCGCCTAATGTCGATTGATGTTTGTAAGAGTTTAGTGCTTTGAAAACAGACACAAAAGTCTCTTGCAAAGCATCTGCTGCCTCTTCTTCATCATTCAACATACGGCATAGTATGGTGTACATAGCATCTTTATACTTTAAGAAAAGTTCTCTCTGAGCCATTCGATCATCATCGAGGCATCTTTCAATTAATTTTCGTTCTATCTCCGTTGGCAACTGAGTCACTTAAAAGCGCTTTTGAATTAAAGTAGAGAAAACCTCTTGATTGGTTGTATGTGGATGAAAAAAAATAAAAAATAAAAAAAGGGAACATTAAATGTTCCCTTTGAAATCTTGACTGGTTTTAGCTGTCTACTTTGGAGCCACCTGCGCTCCTTCAGGCATTGCAAACAAACTCTCATCCGGTGCATCAGCTGTGATTTGAATGTTTTCAAACGGAGTTGCTTCTCCTCTTGCCTCACCAACCGATTCACCATCATATTGAAACCATTGTAGCGAGGTTGGAAGCACTACACCGTTAAATTCTTGCCAAGTCCCATACTTGATAAGGCTGAACTTATCACTAGGCTCACCACTTCTATACGTTACGGTGTACATCAACCATTCCATTTTGCCTGTTTCAGGATCATACCAAACGATGTAATTATCATCAGGGGCATCACCTACTCCTGCATTGTAGGATACTTTGATACCACTGTAGGTCTTGCCATCCAATTCCTTAGGCTCTACATCTTCATAGTTAGCTCCGGGATCTCCTACTACAAATGGCATAGCATAAAAATAGAAATACAAGTTATGATAAAATCGAGCTCTGCTTGCATCCACAGAATCAGGAGTTACCCATACATCCTGCCCATCAAAACCAATTGTCTGGTTTGGAGATTCAAGTCTGATCTTTCTATTCTGAAGGTTAGTAATAGTAGACTCTTCTCCTTTTTTATAAGAGAGTGATTTCATAGTAGACCATTGCTCATGGCCACCATGTGCGTCAAATACTTTGGTTAGTGACTCTGAGTGATGCGCTGGCTTTTGATAAACAGGAACTGTTTCTTCGGCAGTCTCTTTTTCTTGAGCAGGTTGGCAAGAGAATGCTAACGCTCCTATTGCTAAAAAGGTAAGGTTTTTCATTTTCATAACCGCGAAGATATTATTCACTCAGGACCTAACCTCTTTTGAGGTATTAAAAACTCCCCAAACGTATTGAAGCTAACATTTTTAAAAATAGTTGTACTCAATTGAGACATTAAAACTACAATTAAGGTATAAGATATTTATTATTACTACATTTGAGGTAAATATCAATACAATGGGAAAACATCAATTAGGAGAATTTGAAGAAGTGGTGATGCTGACAGTCGCCATTCTCACCGATGACGCTTATGGATTTGCCATCATTGAAGAGATGGAACAGCGGCTCAACAGAAAGGTGAGCATTGGAGCGCTTCAAACTGTTCTCCGTAGACTAGAGAAAAAAGGCTACCTATCTTCAGAAATGGGAGAAGCTACTGCCGTTCGAGGTGGTAAACGTAAACGTTTCTTTCACTTAACCTCAGCGGGTAAAAACATCCTGCAAGAAACCAAAGAACAGCGACTCGGACTATGGAATGCTGTTCCTGAATTCGTAGTGAAATTCAGTCATTAAAAGATGAGTAAAACTCCTCCAAAATATTGGCTAAAGTTCTTTCGATGGTTCTGTAACCCGGACTATGTGGAAGACATAGAAGGGGATTTGTTGGAACGATTTGAAAAAAGACCATCCAGATGGCTTTTTGCCATTGAGGTATTGAAACTTCTAAAACCAGAAATAATAAGGCCCGCTGGAGGTGGTCAAAAACTTAACTATTACGGCATGTTTAAACATAATCTTCTTATCACATTTAGGAGCTTCAAAAGATACAAAAGCTCATTTTTCATCAATCTGATTGGATTATCAACTGGTCTGGCATGCACACTATTGATTTACTTATGGGTAAATGATGAACTAAGCATCGATAAATTCCATGAAACAGATTTACGTCTTTTTAGCGTGATGGGAAATTTCAAAAGCTCTGAAGGAATCAACACCTGGAATGGAATGCCTCCACCTCTGTCAAAGGCTCTAAAAGAAGAATTCCCTGAAATCGATAAGGCAGTAAGTACCACTGATCCAAAGTGGCATATTGTTTTCAATCTTTCAACTGAAATTAAAAAATTGAAAGCGGTAGGTAAATATGCATCAGAGGATTACTTCCATTTGTTTTCTTATGAGCTCCTCAAAGGAAATCAAAATCAAATCTTATCCGACCCAAATTCGATTACCATCTCAAGTCAATTAGCTAAGCGACTTTTTAAAACCGAGGATGATGCCATTGGAAAAACAATTGAATGGGCTACCCCTTCTCAGAACGGTGCTTCAATAATCACTGGTATTTTCAAAGCACCTCCTCGCAATTCTACAGATCAATTCGACTTCTTACTTCCTTTTGAGATTTATCAGAAAGAACAGCATGCTAATTGGTACGCTCCAATCTCAGTCGCTTATGTCTTGCTAAAAAAAGAAGCAAACGTTCAGGCAGTGAATCAACGAATTTCCGATTTCATGCAATCTAAGGTAGCAGACTCCAAGATTAATTTGTTTTTAAAGCCTTATTCGGAAAGCTATCTCTATGGCAATTATGAAAATGGCGTCTTATCCGGTGGCAGAATACAGTATGTAAAACTCTTCTCAATCATTGCCTTATTCATTCTCATCATTGCCTGCATCAATTTTATGAACCTTTCTACGGCGAGAGCTTCAAGAAGAATAAAGGAGCTTGGAGTAAAAAAAGCCTCTGGCGCCAGTCGTGGAAATCTAATTGTCCAGTACTTAAGTGAATCGATTTTAATGACTCTGGTTTCTTTGATTGTGGCAGGGCTTATTGTTTTCATTCTAATGCCTCAGTTCAATTCGATTACCGATAAGCAGCTTGTTGTTTCATTTGATTTTAATCTTATAATATCAGCGTTGATAGTCGCCTTAGCTGCCGGCTTAATTTCAGGAAGCTACCCTGCTTTCTATCTATCTGGATTCAATCCAATAATGGTTCTCAAGGGAAACTTCAAAAGCTCTGTTGGTGAGACCTTGCTAAGGAAAGGGCTTGTGATTTTCCAGTT is from Marinobacter alexandrii and encodes:
- a CDS encoding S41 family peptidase encodes the protein MKRIVYLLIVLLVSCEEPFFGEDPSNDPVTNFDILWDRMDERYSFFEYKNVDWDSVYAVYRPMVSSESTPQELFDVIEDMMNTLRDAHVNLRTDFDISFYNYSGDAPRNFHFHDVRNNYLGESLRITGNLLNGVIDSVGYIHYPSFQLPIEEKELDFMVERFNGLKGLIIDIRDNEGGDPEFGFRLARRIATERTHIYTTIYKNGPERGDFTTPTEAYLDINDSPKFDLLVVLLTNRVTYSAGNFFTAMIKALPNTIVIGDTTGGGGGVPLGWELPNGWNFNFSNSITYLPNGFIIEDGIPPDVQVDITDEDRLNGRDTILEYAIDQLN
- a CDS encoding DUF4097 family beta strand repeat-containing protein, which codes for MNKIKAYILFCVILGYTESFAQTQVEVITKTVEKTIPLRSGYDVSLQGQGAKIFVGESESNDIRVRLKLISKGLTKSIAERELEYQKYAIDEFKKTVVIRNYLLLPSNKELSTIQETVMEVRIPKGVDLSITNSFGSIELIKLTGKMDIKNDYGDIIINDFNGECIIKGNYGDFKGSNLKGKLFLDTDHVEITLDSFTGTSKINSNLGNVLIKNPYQMKHLEINGEKSDITIETRNLKSYLWKIRSKYGSLDVPHSMQEADSDKSETKILSGNENQPLIELSTDFGDIMIKQQ
- a CDS encoding RNA polymerase sigma factor, with product MTQLPTEIERKLIERCLDDDRMAQRELFLKYKDAMYTILCRMLNDEEEAADALQETFVSVFKALNSYKHQSTLGAWIKSIVVRTGIAFLRRKSRLEVIPVDQVNSEPIIWPESLNGEILEKAIAQLSDGYRSVFLLIEVEGYSHQEVGKMLGISDGTSKSQLYHAKKRLQQMLKEN
- a CDS encoding DUF6503 family protein; amino-acid sequence: MKNLTFLAIGALAFSCQPAQEKETAEETVPVYQKPAHHSESLTKVFDAHGGHEQWSTMKSLSYKKGEESTITNLQNRKIRLESPNQTIGFDGQDVWVTPDSVDASRARFYHNLYFYFYAMPFVVGDPGANYEDVEPKELDGKTYSGIKVSYNAGVGDAPDDNYIVWYDPETGKMEWLMYTVTYRSGEPSDKFSLIKYGTWQEFNGVVLPTSLQWFQYDGESVGEARGEATPFENIQITADAPDESLFAMPEGAQVAPK
- a CDS encoding helix-turn-helix transcriptional regulator; protein product: MGKHQLGEFEEVVMLTVAILTDDAYGFAIIEEMEQRLNRKVSIGALQTVLRRLEKKGYLSSEMGEATAVRGGKRKRFFHLTSAGKNILQETKEQRLGLWNAVPEFVVKFSH
- a CDS encoding ABC transporter permease yields the protein MSKTPPKYWLKFFRWFCNPDYVEDIEGDLLERFEKRPSRWLFAIEVLKLLKPEIIRPAGGGQKLNYYGMFKHNLLITFRSFKRYKSSFFINLIGLSTGLACTLLIYLWVNDELSIDKFHETDLRLFSVMGNFKSSEGINTWNGMPPPLSKALKEEFPEIDKAVSTTDPKWHIVFNLSTEIKKLKAVGKYASEDYFHLFSYELLKGNQNQILSDPNSITISSQLAKRLFKTEDDAIGKTIEWATPSQNGASIITGIFKAPPRNSTDQFDFLLPFEIYQKEQHANWYAPISVAYVLLKKEANVQAVNQRISDFMQSKVADSKINLFLKPYSESYLYGNYENGVLSGGRIQYVKLFSIIALFILIIACINFMNLSTARASRRIKELGVKKASGASRGNLIVQYLSESILMTLVSLIVAGLIVFILMPQFNSITDKQLVVSFDFNLIISALIVALAAGLISGSYPAFYLSGFNPIMVLKGNFKSSVGETLLRKGLVIFQFSISIILIVSVIVVLKQIEFVQNKNLGYNKENVLLFESNGKISESFDTFINEMKKVPGVENASGMTNGMFLAPGGELEWNGTETSSSFSRFIVHYDFIETLGLTVKEGRSFSREYTGDANIMINESAARLMNLEDPIGATLKFWGNDVKIIGIVEDFHFQSLHENIGPLFFHLAPTQYLSSIVIRLKPGDQQYAISQLEDFYSEFNPGYELNYRFLESEYQYLYESENKVSELSKYFAGIAILISCLGLFGLASFTAEKRIKEIGIRKILGSSVFQIVKMLSGDFTRMVLIAIIIALPISYFIARNWLQGFAFSIELEWWFFIGAGSVALLISWITVGYQTLKAAKTNPANTLKYE